In a genomic window of Holophagales bacterium:
- a CDS encoding tryptophanase — protein MTNWQLDQVADAVISLFRQREKVAPLDVEADSPWNDQLRFRSVYADLATYEFDCYPFVIHTVEPIGMTTREQREKAVREAGWNTFLLRSADVTIDLLTDSGTTAMSTEQWAAYDGANATPATSEAYHRFVDAMREIYGYQYILPTHQGRAAEHIQSEVLIKPGQYVPGNMYFTTTKAHQELPGGIFVDIIVDEAHQPESEFPWKGNIDMKKLDAIVREHGAAKVAYISFELSVNMAGGQPVSMDNLREVYAYCRPKGIPVLFDATRAVENAYFIQKRDPRYADTRIRDIVREMMAHGDGCTVSGKKDFLINIGGLLAFKDNAEWARLAEEKLRIYEGGVHDGGLPAADLAAMARGVEEMLDDRYIRTRVEQAAWLAARLVEAGVPVVAPTGSHAVFVDVKRFLPHVDQDEYPAQRLACEIYLETGVRVMERGNVSKGRDKNGKNYRPALELVRLTIPRRVYSNEHMRAVADGIARLYERRNEIKGLKFVYEPPALRFFQGRFEPLP, from the coding sequence CCGACGCCGTCATCTCGCTCTTCCGCCAGCGCGAGAAGGTCGCCCCCCTCGACGTCGAGGCGGACAGCCCCTGGAACGACCAGCTCCGCTTCCGGTCGGTCTACGCCGACCTCGCCACCTACGAGTTCGACTGCTACCCGTTCGTCATCCACACCGTCGAGCCGATCGGGATGACGACCCGCGAGCAGCGCGAGAAGGCGGTCCGCGAGGCGGGGTGGAACACGTTCCTCCTCCGCTCGGCCGACGTGACGATCGACCTCCTGACCGACTCGGGCACGACGGCGATGTCGACCGAGCAGTGGGCCGCCTACGACGGCGCGAACGCCACCCCCGCGACGAGCGAGGCGTACCACCGCTTCGTCGACGCGATGCGGGAGATCTACGGCTACCAGTACATCCTCCCGACGCACCAGGGGCGCGCGGCCGAGCACATCCAGAGCGAGGTGCTCATCAAGCCCGGCCAGTACGTCCCGGGGAACATGTACTTCACCACGACGAAGGCCCACCAGGAGCTGCCGGGCGGCATCTTCGTCGACATCATCGTGGACGAGGCGCACCAGCCCGAGAGCGAGTTCCCCTGGAAGGGGAACATCGACATGAAGAAGCTCGACGCCATCGTGCGGGAGCACGGCGCCGCCAAGGTCGCCTACATCTCCTTCGAGCTTTCCGTGAACATGGCCGGCGGCCAGCCGGTCTCGATGGACAACCTCCGCGAGGTCTACGCCTACTGCCGCCCGAAGGGGATCCCGGTCCTCTTCGACGCGACGCGCGCCGTCGAGAACGCCTACTTCATCCAGAAGCGCGACCCGCGCTACGCGGACACGCGGATCCGCGACATCGTGCGCGAGATGATGGCCCACGGCGACGGCTGCACGGTGTCCGGGAAGAAGGACTTCCTCATCAACATCGGCGGCCTCCTCGCCTTCAAGGACAACGCCGAGTGGGCGCGCCTCGCCGAGGAGAAGCTCCGGATCTACGAGGGGGGCGTCCACGACGGCGGCCTCCCCGCGGCCGACCTCGCCGCGATGGCCCGCGGCGTCGAGGAGATGCTCGACGACCGCTACATCCGCACCCGCGTCGAGCAGGCCGCCTGGCTCGCGGCCCGGCTCGTCGAAGCCGGCGTGCCGGTCGTCGCCCCCACGGGGAGCCACGCGGTCTTCGTCGACGTGAAGCGCTTCCTGCCGCACGTCGACCAGGACGAGTACCCGGCCCAGCGCCTCGCCTGCGAGATCTACCTCGAGACGGGCGTCCGCGTCATGGAGCGCGGCAACGTCTCGAAGGGACGGGACAAGAACGGGAAGAACTACCGCCCCGCGCTCGAGCTCGTCCGGCTCACGATTCCGCGGCGCGTCTACTCCAACGAGCACATGCGCGCCGTCGCCGACGGCATCGCGCGGCTCTACGAGCGGCGCAACGAGATCAAGGGCCTCAAGTTCGTCTACGAGCCCCCGGCCCTGCGCTTCTTCCAGGGGCGCTTCGAGCCCCTGCCCTGA